The proteins below come from a single Thunnus thynnus chromosome 10, fThuThy2.1, whole genome shotgun sequence genomic window:
- the kiaa0319 gene encoding dyslexia-associated protein KIAA0319, with amino-acid sequence MWEKMFLLLLHTVEAVVASQCWQGATFSEAVVSPAVESSGILRVPGVASLPQCVAACCDLPGYDLAWLFEGRCYILTCQQRENCQPRERPGADSVLAFLRRTSPQTLVLQSLVRGEPYGGRWGPLSRSSEAPGDLEALKDIALFDGPQQDFSDPGMLDVEYSEENLEERGGGRRGGAEAEMMTDQPSLKGGDKFNQSEAEGGSERGPTESSVAQNRASSEGNLSRGDEDRTRRPTDAAAAEKTTESQSSTDSTSSSPSLRKPTTSSTQDNHIRTSPSTAATPHWTSNTPTQTDQPLIVSLGNPVDRTLPTVKPDASLPSEPTTDAVKLFQSAVRAPPATQPLTWTVTSDPATTPPPNTNSPTTTTATPSATTAAESVSEVGGSNRGPVAVVGPDRKLFLPVSSLLLDGSGSTDDRAVISYHWDAISGPPGLKLEGGEQAVATATGLRVGRYTFRLTVSDQEGATDSASLTVRIQEARSLPPVAHASGSHTLTLPNNSLVLRGSMTDGDQTEVHYLWVRDNQSPAAGDVLYDSDTQASLYLSNLVEGTYLFQLRVTDAQGRSNTATATVEVRPEPGGGEEVELEMLVSVSQVSVAQRDTVIRQLAALLHVLDSDIQVRALQGHSHLSTVLRFSVRGPSGPLSGSKLVSLLRNQLLREKSDYLLFRVLRVDTVLCLLRCSGRGQCDPITKECTCDPFWTENLIRRYLGDGESNCEWRVLYVILTSFMLMVFILSVSWTFICCCKRRRQTKVRKKTKYTILDNMDEQERVELRPKFSIKHRSTEHNSSLMMSESELDSDQDTIFSRDRPVRSRNRLSAQAARNGNAFG; translated from the exons ATGTGGGAgaaaatgtttctgctgctgcttcacactgTGGAAG CTGTAGTGGCGTCTCAGTGCTGGCAGGGGGCGACCTTTTCTGAGGCGGTGGTGTCTCCGGCGGTGGAGAGCAGCGGTATCCTGCGGGTGCCGGGCGTGGCGTCGCTGCCGCAGTGCGTGGCGGCATGCTGCGACCTGCCGGGTTACGACCTGGCCTGGCTGTTCGAGGGCCGCTGCTACATACTGACCTGCCAGCAGAGGGAGAACTGCCAGCCCCGAGAGAGACCTGGCGCCGACTCTGTCCTCGCCTTCCTGCGACGGACGTCGCCACAGACGCTGGTGCTGCAGTCTCTGGTGCGAGGCGAGCCGTACGGCGGCCGCTGGGGGCCCCTCTCCCGGTCCTCCGAGGCCCCTGGGGACCTGGAGGCCCTCAAGGACATCGCCCTCTTTGACGGGCCCCAGCAGGACTTCTCAGACCCCGGTATGCTGGATGTGGAGTACTCAGAGGAAAACCTGGAGGAGCGCGGCGGCggtagaagaggaggagcagaggccGAGATGATGACCGATCAGCCGTCCCTGAAGGGAGGAGACAAGttcaaccaatcagaggcagagggaggCTCAGAGAGGGGGCCGACGGAGAGCAGCGTGGCCCAGAATAGAGCCTCCTCCGAGGGGAATCTCAGCCGGGGAGACGAGGACAGAACCAGGAGACCAACTgatgcagctgctgcagagaaaaca ACCGAATCACAGAGCAGCACTGATTCTACATCATCATCACCGTCGCTACGGAAACCAACAACTTCTTCCACACAAGACAACCATATAAGGACTTCACCCTCCACCGCTGCCACGCCCCACTGGACCAGCAACACGCCCACACAGACAG ATCAACCCCTGATTGTGTCCTTGGGAAACCCCGTAGACCGGACGCTGCCCACAGTTAAACCTGACGCTTCACTTCCCTCTGAACCCACGACTG ATGCAGTAAAGTTGTTCCAGTCAGCAGTCAGAGCTCCACCTGCTACCCAACCTCTGACCTGgactgtgacctctgaccccgcCACCACCCCTCCTCCCAACACCAACTCCccaacaacaaccacagctACGCCCTCCGCTACGACCGCCGCCGAGTCtg TATCAGAGGTCGGTGGGTCAAACCGTGGTCCGGTGGCTGTTGTGGGTCCTGACAGGAAGTTGTTTCTCCCAGTGAGCAGCTTGTTACTGGATGGCAGCGGCAGCACTGACGACCGCGCCGTCATCAGCTACCACTGGGACGCCATCAG CGGTCCTCCGGGATTAAAGCTGGAGGGCGGGGAACAGGCGGTTGCCACGGCGACAGGCCTTCGGGTGGGCCGCTACACCTTCAGATTGACTGTCAGTGACCAGGAGGGGGCGACAGACAGCGCCTCACTGACTGTCCGGATCCAGGAGG CCAGAAGTCTTCCTCCCGTCGCTCACGCCAGCGGCAGCCACACTCTCACTCTGCCCAACAACTCTCTGGTCCTCCGAGGCTCCATGACCGACGGAGACCAGACGGAGGTTCACTACCTGTGGGTGCGAGACAACCAGAGTCCTGCTGCTGGG gATGTGCTGTACGACTCAGACACTCAGGCTTCTCTCTACCTGTCCAACCTGGTCGAAGGCACCTACCTATTCCAGCTGAGGGTGACCGACGCTCAGGGACGCTCCAACACCGCCACGGCCACCGTGGAGGTCCGACCAG AGCCCGGCgggggggaggaggtggagctGGAGATGCTGGTGTCGGTGTCTCAGGTCAGCGTGGCTCAGAGGGACACGGTGATCCGACAGCTCGCCGCTCTGCTGCATGTCCTCGACAGCGACATCCAGGTCCGAGCGCTGCAGGGACACTCCCACCTCAG CACGGTGCTGCGGTTCTCGGTGCGGGGCCCCTCGGGGCCGCTCTCTGGCTCCAAACTGGTGAGTCTGCTGAGGAACCAGCTGCTCAGAGAGAAGAGCGACTACCTGCTGTTCAGAGTGCTGAGAGTCGACACCGTCT TGTGTTTGCTCCGCTGTTCGGGGCGTGGCCAGTGTGATCCAATCACAAAGGAGTGTACCTGCGACCCCTTCTGGACGGAGAACCTGATTCGTCGTTACCTTGGCGACGGGGAGAGTAACTGTG AGTGGAGAGTGCTGTACGTCATCCTGACCAGCTTCATGCTCATGGTCTTCATCCTGTCAGTCAGCTGGACCTTCATCTGCTGCTGCAAGAG GAGGCGACAGACCAAAGTGAGGAAGAAAACCAAATACACCATCCTGGACAACATGGACGAACAGGAGAGGGTGGAGCTCAGACCCAAATTCA GTATCAAACACCGCAGCACGGAGCACAACTCCAGCCTGATGATGTCGGAGTCGGAGCTGGACAGCGATCAGGACACCATCTTCAGCCGGGACCGACCCGTCCGCAGCAGGAACCGGCTCAGCGCCCAGGCCGCCCGCAACGGAAACGCCTTCGGATGA